A region from the Canis aureus isolate CA01 chromosome 8, VMU_Caureus_v.1.0, whole genome shotgun sequence genome encodes:
- the JMJD8 gene encoding jmjC domain-containing protein 8 isoform X1 — protein sequence MAPGARPLLLLAVWTLAAPVLRGAGDTGDGGWQRRGPGAPAAVAEEERCAVERRADLSYAEFVQQYAFSRPVILQRLTDNSRFRALCSRERLLASFGDTVVRLSTANTYSYRKVDLPFQDYVEHLLHPQDPSSLGNDTLYFFGDNDFSEWASLFQHYSPPPFSLLGTTAAYSFGIAGAGSGVPFHWHGPGFSEVIYGRKRWFLYPPEKTPEFHPNKTTLAWLQDVYPTLAPSERPLECTVQAGEVLYFPDRWWHATLNLDTSVFISTFLG from the exons ATGGCGCCGGGGGCGCGGCCACTGCTGCTGTTGGCGGTCTGGACGCTGGCGGCGCCGGTGCTGCGCGGCGCCGGGGACACGGGCGACGGAGGGTG GCAGAGGCGCGGGCCCGGGGCCCCGGCCGCCGTGGCGGAGGAAGAGCGCTGCGCCGTGGAGCGCCGGGCGGACCTCAGCTACGCCGAGTTCGTGCAGCA gtACGCCTTCTCCAGGCCCGTCATCCTGCAGCGGCTCACGGACAACTCG cgcTTCCGGGCCCTGTGCTCCCGAGAACGGCTGCTGGCCTCGTTCGGGGACACCGTGGTCCGGCTGAGCACCGCCAATACCTATTCCTACCGGAAAG TGGACCTGCCCTTCCAGGACTACGTGGAGCACCTACTGCATCCCCAGGACCCTAGCTCCCTGGGCAACG ACACCTTGTACTTCTTCGGGGACAATGATTTCAGCGAATGGGCCTCACTCTTCCAGCACTACTCCCCGCCTCCGTTTAGTCTGCTAGGTACCACTGCTGCCTACAGCTTTGGAATCGCAG GAGCTGGTTCTGGGGTGCCCTTCCACTGGCACGGGCCCGGGTTCTCAGAGGTGATCTACGGCCGCAAG CGCTGGTTCCTGTATCCCCCTGAGAAGACACCTGAGTTCCACCCCAACAAAACCACACTGGCCTGGCTTCAGGACGTGTACCCAACCCTGGCACCATCTGAGAGGCCCCTGGAGTGCACCGTCCAGGCTGGTGAG GTGCTGTATTTCCCTGACCGGTGGTGGCATGCTACGCTCAACCTGGACACCAGTGTTTTTATCTCTACTTTCCTCGGCTAG
- the JMJD8 gene encoding jmjC domain-containing protein 8 isoform X4 — protein MAPGARPLLLLAVWTLAAPVLRGAGDTGDGGWYAFSRPVILQRLTDNSRFRALCSRERLLASFGDTVVRLSTANTYSYRKVDLPFQDYVEHLLHPQDPSSLGNDTLYFFGDNDFSEWASLFQHYSPPPFSLLGTTAAYSFGIAGAGSGVPFHWHGPGFSEVIYGRKRWFLYPPEKTPEFHPNKTTLAWLQDVYPTLAPSERPLECTVQAGEVLYFPDRWWHATLNLDTSVFISTFLG, from the exons ATGGCGCCGGGGGCGCGGCCACTGCTGCTGTTGGCGGTCTGGACGCTGGCGGCGCCGGTGCTGCGCGGCGCCGGGGACACGGGCGACGGAGGGTG gtACGCCTTCTCCAGGCCCGTCATCCTGCAGCGGCTCACGGACAACTCG cgcTTCCGGGCCCTGTGCTCCCGAGAACGGCTGCTGGCCTCGTTCGGGGACACCGTGGTCCGGCTGAGCACCGCCAATACCTATTCCTACCGGAAAG TGGACCTGCCCTTCCAGGACTACGTGGAGCACCTACTGCATCCCCAGGACCCTAGCTCCCTGGGCAACG ACACCTTGTACTTCTTCGGGGACAATGATTTCAGCGAATGGGCCTCACTCTTCCAGCACTACTCCCCGCCTCCGTTTAGTCTGCTAGGTACCACTGCTGCCTACAGCTTTGGAATCGCAG GAGCTGGTTCTGGGGTGCCCTTCCACTGGCACGGGCCCGGGTTCTCAGAGGTGATCTACGGCCGCAAG CGCTGGTTCCTGTATCCCCCTGAGAAGACACCTGAGTTCCACCCCAACAAAACCACACTGGCCTGGCTTCAGGACGTGTACCCAACCCTGGCACCATCTGAGAGGCCCCTGGAGTGCACCGTCCAGGCTGGTGAG GTGCTGTATTTCCCTGACCGGTGGTGGCATGCTACGCTCAACCTGGACACCAGTGTTTTTATCTCTACTTTCCTCGGCTAG
- the JMJD8 gene encoding jmjC domain-containing protein 8 isoform X6, with protein sequence MLGGSAGWAASSPWEPAAAAPPSGAGQRSCFRGGPGAVATTTKLPAGFAAAGSWRRGRGHCCCWRSGRWRRRCCAAPGTRATEGGTPSPGPSSCSGSRTTRRSRPVLTRPFPTVDLPFQDYVEHLLHPQDPSSLGNDTLYFFGDNDFSEWASLFQHYSPPPFSLLGTTAAYSFGIAGAGSGVPFHWHGPGFSEVIYGRKRWFLYPPEKTPEFHPNKTTLAWLQDVYPTLAPSERPLECTVQAGEVLYFPDRWWHATLNLDTSVFISTFLG encoded by the exons ATGCTGGGCGGCTCTGCTGGGTGGGCGGCGTCGTCGCCATGGGAACCCGCGGCGGCCGCTCCGCCTTCCGGGGCGGGTCAAAGGAGCTGCTTCCGGGGCGGGCCGGGCGCTGTTGCCACGACAACGAAGCTCCCGGCAGGCTTTGCGGCGGCGGGCTCATGGCGCCGGGGGCGCGGCCACTGCTGCTGTTGGCGGTCTGGACGCTGGCGGCGCCGGTGCTGCGCGGCGCCGGGGACACGGGCGACGGAGGGTG gtACGCCTTCTCCAGGCCCGTCATCCTGCAGCGGCTCACGGACAACTCG GCGGTCTCGGCCAGTCCTGACCAGGCCCTTTCCTACAGTGGACCTGCCCTTCCAGGACTACGTGGAGCACCTACTGCATCCCCAGGACCCTAGCTCCCTGGGCAACG ACACCTTGTACTTCTTCGGGGACAATGATTTCAGCGAATGGGCCTCACTCTTCCAGCACTACTCCCCGCCTCCGTTTAGTCTGCTAGGTACCACTGCTGCCTACAGCTTTGGAATCGCAG GAGCTGGTTCTGGGGTGCCCTTCCACTGGCACGGGCCCGGGTTCTCAGAGGTGATCTACGGCCGCAAG CGCTGGTTCCTGTATCCCCCTGAGAAGACACCTGAGTTCCACCCCAACAAAACCACACTGGCCTGGCTTCAGGACGTGTACCCAACCCTGGCACCATCTGAGAGGCCCCTGGAGTGCACCGTCCAGGCTGGTGAG GTGCTGTATTTCCCTGACCGGTGGTGGCATGCTACGCTCAACCTGGACACCAGTGTTTTTATCTCTACTTTCCTCGGCTAG
- the JMJD8 gene encoding jmjC domain-containing protein 8 isoform X3: MLGGSAGWAASSPWEPAAAAPPSGAGQRSCFRGGPGAVATTTKLPAGFAAAGSWRRGRGHCCCWRSGRWRRRCCAAPGTRATEGGRGAGPGPRPPWRRKSAAPWSAGRTSATPSSCSSTPSPGPSSCSGSRTTRRSRPVLTRPFPTVDLPFQDYVEHLLHPQDPSSLGNDTLYFFGDNDFSEWASLFQHYSPPPFSLLGTTAAYSFGIAGAGSGVPFHWHGPGFSEVIYGRKRWFLYPPEKTPEFHPNKTTLAWLQDVYPTLAPSERPLECTVQAGEVLYFPDRWWHATLNLDTSVFISTFLG; this comes from the exons ATGCTGGGCGGCTCTGCTGGGTGGGCGGCGTCGTCGCCATGGGAACCCGCGGCGGCCGCTCCGCCTTCCGGGGCGGGTCAAAGGAGCTGCTTCCGGGGCGGGCCGGGCGCTGTTGCCACGACAACGAAGCTCCCGGCAGGCTTTGCGGCGGCGGGCTCATGGCGCCGGGGGCGCGGCCACTGCTGCTGTTGGCGGTCTGGACGCTGGCGGCGCCGGTGCTGCGCGGCGCCGGGGACACGGGCGACGGAGGGTG GCAGAGGCGCGGGCCCGGGGCCCCGGCCGCCGTGGCGGAGGAAGAGCGCTGCGCCGTGGAGCGCCGGGCGGACCTCAGCTACGCCGAGTTCGTGCAGCA gtACGCCTTCTCCAGGCCCGTCATCCTGCAGCGGCTCACGGACAACTCG GCGGTCTCGGCCAGTCCTGACCAGGCCCTTTCCTACAGTGGACCTGCCCTTCCAGGACTACGTGGAGCACCTACTGCATCCCCAGGACCCTAGCTCCCTGGGCAACG ACACCTTGTACTTCTTCGGGGACAATGATTTCAGCGAATGGGCCTCACTCTTCCAGCACTACTCCCCGCCTCCGTTTAGTCTGCTAGGTACCACTGCTGCCTACAGCTTTGGAATCGCAG GAGCTGGTTCTGGGGTGCCCTTCCACTGGCACGGGCCCGGGTTCTCAGAGGTGATCTACGGCCGCAAG CGCTGGTTCCTGTATCCCCCTGAGAAGACACCTGAGTTCCACCCCAACAAAACCACACTGGCCTGGCTTCAGGACGTGTACCCAACCCTGGCACCATCTGAGAGGCCCCTGGAGTGCACCGTCCAGGCTGGTGAG GTGCTGTATTTCCCTGACCGGTGGTGGCATGCTACGCTCAACCTGGACACCAGTGTTTTTATCTCTACTTTCCTCGGCTAG
- the JMJD8 gene encoding jmjC domain-containing protein 8 isoform X2, with product MAPGARPLLLLAVWTLAAPVLRGAGDTGDGGWQRRGPGAPAAVAEEERCAVERRADLSYAEFVQQYAFSRPVILQRLTDNSVSCRAPPPHLLAGTCRRSRPVLTRPFPTVDLPFQDYVEHLLHPQDPSSLGNDTLYFFGDNDFSEWASLFQHYSPPPFSLLGTTAAYSFGIAGAGSGVPFHWHGPGFSEVIYGRKRWFLYPPEKTPEFHPNKTTLAWLQDVYPTLAPSERPLECTVQAGEVLYFPDRWWHATLNLDTSVFISTFLG from the exons ATGGCGCCGGGGGCGCGGCCACTGCTGCTGTTGGCGGTCTGGACGCTGGCGGCGCCGGTGCTGCGCGGCGCCGGGGACACGGGCGACGGAGGGTG GCAGAGGCGCGGGCCCGGGGCCCCGGCCGCCGTGGCGGAGGAAGAGCGCTGCGCCGTGGAGCGCCGGGCGGACCTCAGCTACGCCGAGTTCGTGCAGCA gtACGCCTTCTCCAGGCCCGTCATCCTGCAGCGGCTCACGGACAACTCG GTGAGCTGCCGCGCGCCGCCGCCCCACCTGCTTGCCGGCACTTGCAGGCGGTCTCGGCCAGTCCTGACCAGGCCCTTTCCTACAGTGGACCTGCCCTTCCAGGACTACGTGGAGCACCTACTGCATCCCCAGGACCCTAGCTCCCTGGGCAACG ACACCTTGTACTTCTTCGGGGACAATGATTTCAGCGAATGGGCCTCACTCTTCCAGCACTACTCCCCGCCTCCGTTTAGTCTGCTAGGTACCACTGCTGCCTACAGCTTTGGAATCGCAG GAGCTGGTTCTGGGGTGCCCTTCCACTGGCACGGGCCCGGGTTCTCAGAGGTGATCTACGGCCGCAAG CGCTGGTTCCTGTATCCCCCTGAGAAGACACCTGAGTTCCACCCCAACAAAACCACACTGGCCTGGCTTCAGGACGTGTACCCAACCCTGGCACCATCTGAGAGGCCCCTGGAGTGCACCGTCCAGGCTGGTGAG GTGCTGTATTTCCCTGACCGGTGGTGGCATGCTACGCTCAACCTGGACACCAGTGTTTTTATCTCTACTTTCCTCGGCTAG
- the JMJD8 gene encoding jmjC domain-containing protein 8 isoform X5 translates to MAPGARPLLLLAVWTLAAPVLRGAGDTGDGGWYAFSRPVILQRLTDNSVSCRAPPPHLLAGTCRRSRPVLTRPFPTVDLPFQDYVEHLLHPQDPSSLGNDTLYFFGDNDFSEWASLFQHYSPPPFSLLGTTAAYSFGIAGAGSGVPFHWHGPGFSEVIYGRKRWFLYPPEKTPEFHPNKTTLAWLQDVYPTLAPSERPLECTVQAGEVLYFPDRWWHATLNLDTSVFISTFLG, encoded by the exons ATGGCGCCGGGGGCGCGGCCACTGCTGCTGTTGGCGGTCTGGACGCTGGCGGCGCCGGTGCTGCGCGGCGCCGGGGACACGGGCGACGGAGGGTG gtACGCCTTCTCCAGGCCCGTCATCCTGCAGCGGCTCACGGACAACTCG GTGAGCTGCCGCGCGCCGCCGCCCCACCTGCTTGCCGGCACTTGCAGGCGGTCTCGGCCAGTCCTGACCAGGCCCTTTCCTACAGTGGACCTGCCCTTCCAGGACTACGTGGAGCACCTACTGCATCCCCAGGACCCTAGCTCCCTGGGCAACG ACACCTTGTACTTCTTCGGGGACAATGATTTCAGCGAATGGGCCTCACTCTTCCAGCACTACTCCCCGCCTCCGTTTAGTCTGCTAGGTACCACTGCTGCCTACAGCTTTGGAATCGCAG GAGCTGGTTCTGGGGTGCCCTTCCACTGGCACGGGCCCGGGTTCTCAGAGGTGATCTACGGCCGCAAG CGCTGGTTCCTGTATCCCCCTGAGAAGACACCTGAGTTCCACCCCAACAAAACCACACTGGCCTGGCTTCAGGACGTGTACCCAACCCTGGCACCATCTGAGAGGCCCCTGGAGTGCACCGTCCAGGCTGGTGAG GTGCTGTATTTCCCTGACCGGTGGTGGCATGCTACGCTCAACCTGGACACCAGTGTTTTTATCTCTACTTTCCTCGGCTAG